The following DNA comes from Longimicrobium sp..
TCCTCCAGCGCGCTCTCCGCCCGCGTGAAGCCCTTGGTGACGAAGCGGCGCCCGCGCTCGATCTGCGCGGTCACCAGCGCCACCTGGTCGGGGTCGTCGTCGATGATGAAGACGGTGGGATTCATGGGGGCAGTGCGTGAGTGCGGAAGTGCGTGAGTGCGTGAGTGCGGACGGCGCCTACTCCGGTTCCTTCCGCTCCCAGCGGTTGGCGTCGCGCACCTGGTACTTCGCCAGGGTGCGGCGGGCGGCCTCGCTCAGGTCGATGTCCAGCTGGTTGGCCAGGACCACGATTACGAACAGGATGTCGCCCAGTTCCAGCGCGATGTCGCCCTCGGGCTCGTCGTGCTTCTTGGTCTTGGGGCCGAACTGGTGGTTGATCTCCCGCGCCAGCTCGCCCACCTCTTCCGTCAGCCGCGCCAGGTTCACCAGCGGCGGAAAGTACCCCTCCTTGAACTGCGAGATGTACGCGTCTACCTGCTGCTGGATTTCGCGGAGATCCATGCGCTTTCGTCCGTCCGGTGTCGGGAGATGCAGCAACCTAGGCGTGTTCCCAAATGGAAACAAGGGATGGGCACGCCGATCCGGCTGCAGGCCCGACTGGTTTACACGCGAAGCACCCCCGCGCCCTCGGCGCGGGGGTGCTTCTGCCTTCACCGCCGCGCGTGCGTCAGATGCGGGCGTGCTCAGGGATGGCGGTGAAGCGCACCGACGCCTGCGCGCCCAGCGCCTGCGCCATCGGCGTGACCATCGCGCCCAGGATCTGCGGGTTGCCACCCGGCGACGA
Coding sequences within:
- a CDS encoding nucleotide pyrophosphohydrolase, which produces MDLREIQQQVDAYISQFKEGYFPPLVNLARLTEEVGELAREINHQFGPKTKKHDEPEGDIALELGDILFVIVVLANQLDIDLSEAARRTLAKYQVRDANRWERKEPE